From the genome of Deinococcus sp. AJ005, one region includes:
- a CDS encoding RNA methyltransferase — MTRADSSTPPITSLQNPQLKRLVRLHARRGREQEGVILIEGARELSRALGAGVMPTEIFSCPELHSPEAAGIDALLPLTATELSRAAFEKVSGRENPDGLLAVANRPVVALPDLAPDAVVVVLDGLEKPGNVGAILRTADASGAAAVLVLGRGADPYGPNVIRASQGSVFALPVVALDEAGAYAYLTAQGCVTVACTPDAPHVYWDAPLTGRLALLLGTEHGGLPAHWRQAGNGSGLSVRIPMTVGSAADSLNVATAAALVLFECARQRRRTGLGNAGASP; from the coding sequence ATGACCCGCGCCGATTCCAGCACCCCTCCCATCACCTCGTTGCAAAATCCGCAGCTCAAGCGGCTGGTCCGCCTGCACGCCCGGCGGGGCCGCGAGCAGGAGGGCGTCATTTTAATCGAGGGCGCGCGGGAGCTGTCGCGGGCACTGGGCGCAGGCGTGATGCCCACCGAGATTTTCAGTTGCCCCGAACTGCACAGCCCGGAGGCCGCCGGGATCGATGCACTTCTGCCCCTGACCGCCACCGAACTGTCGCGGGCCGCCTTCGAGAAGGTCAGCGGGCGCGAGAACCCCGATGGGCTGCTGGCCGTGGCGAACCGTCCTGTGGTGGCCCTGCCCGATCTGGCCCCCGACGCCGTGGTGGTGGTGCTGGACGGCCTGGAGAAACCCGGCAACGTGGGCGCGATCCTGCGGACGGCGGACGCCTCGGGCGCGGCGGCGGTACTGGTGCTGGGGCGCGGCGCGGACCCCTACGGCCCCAACGTGATCCGCGCCAGCCAGGGCAGCGTGTTTGCCCTGCCGGTGGTGGCGCTGGATGAAGCTGGGGCCTACGCTTATCTAACGGCGCAGGGCTGCGTGACGGTGGCCTGCACCCCCGACGCGCCGCACGTCTACTGGGACGCGCCGCTGACCGGGCGGCTGGCGCTGCTGCTGGGCACCGAACACGGGGGGCTGCCCGCGCACTGGCGTCAGGCCGGGAATGGGAGCGGCCTGAGCGTCCGCATTCCCATGACGGTTGGCAGCGCCGCCGATAGCCTGAACGTGGCCACCGCCGCCGCGCTGGTGCTGTTCGAGTGTGCCCGCCAGCGGCGCAGGACTGGGCTGGGGAACGCCGGGGCCAGTCCATGA
- a CDS encoding YchJ family protein: MPLAYPPFKTCPCGSGHSYAHCCGPAHDGSRPAPTPEALMRSRYSAYALGNAAYVLATWHPDTRPADLHLNPATRYLSLKVYEASGNEVEFSAALQVNRGERYVLRERSLFEQVDGRWVYVDDITPPTLDAPEG; this comes from the coding sequence ATGCCGCTGGCCTACCCTCCGTTCAAAACTTGCCCGTGCGGCTCCGGGCACAGCTACGCCCATTGCTGCGGCCCGGCGCACGACGGTTCGCGGCCCGCGCCCACGCCTGAAGCCCTGATGCGCTCGCGCTACTCGGCCTACGCACTGGGCAACGCCGCCTACGTGCTGGCCACCTGGCACCCGGACACGCGCCCGGCGGACCTGCACCTGAATCCGGCCACCCGTTACCTGTCCCTGAAAGTCTACGAGGCCAGTGGCAACGAGGTGGAATTCAGCGCCGCCCTGCAAGTGAACCGGGGCGAGCGCTATGTGCTGCGCGAACGCAGCCTGTTTGAACAGGTGGACGGGCGCTGGGTCTACGTGGACGACATCACGCCGCCGACGCTGGACGCACCGGAAGGGTGA
- a CDS encoding Uma2 family endonuclease produces MTEPAFQRMSAEEYLRTEEASPYKREYVDGFVYPLHAQAGASKPHTRICTNITAHLYAAAMQAGCRLYSSDMKLRVGGSRNFFYPDVLVACGPDNPEDNFETEPCLLVEVLSPSTAAHDRTGKFGLYTALPSLQTYLLVEQAERRVYAYSRQDGEWVLEEFRGQGAIDLPCLNRALSLEEIYVGVLA; encoded by the coding sequence ATGACCGAACCTGCCTTCCAGCGCATGAGTGCCGAGGAGTACCTGCGAACTGAGGAAGCCAGCCCGTACAAGCGCGAGTACGTGGACGGCTTCGTGTATCCGCTGCACGCGCAGGCGGGGGCCAGCAAGCCGCACACGCGCATCTGCACCAACATCACCGCGCATCTTTACGCCGCCGCCATGCAGGCAGGATGCCGCCTGTATTCCTCCGACATGAAACTGCGTGTGGGTGGCAGCCGAAACTTCTTCTACCCGGATGTTCTGGTGGCCTGTGGTCCCGACAACCCCGAGGACAACTTCGAGACCGAGCCCTGCCTGCTCGTGGAAGTCCTGTCGCCCAGTACCGCCGCGCATGACCGCACGGGCAAATTTGGCCTGTACACCGCACTGCCCAGTTTACAGACGTATCTGCTGGTAGAGCAGGCCGAGCGTCGCGTGTACGCCTATTCACGGCAGGACGGAGAATGGGTGCTGGAAGAATTCAGAGGTCAAGGCGCAATTGATCTGCCGTGCCTGAACCGCGCCCTATCCCTCGAAGAAATCTACGTCGGAGTGCTGGCCTGA
- a CDS encoding homoaconitate hydratase family protein: MMSASKPQTMAEKILSQRGDRTVYAGDLAVVEVDQVMVVDSIAQSFIERMQKDLEALPKYPERVSIVVDHVAPASTVSVAQAQKEAREYAAQTGVALFDVGRGICHQVLMEEGLAQPGWIVLGSDSHSTTYGAVAAFGTGMGATDIALAAASGKTWLKVPESVKVTFTGELRGDVSAKDVALEMIRTLGADGATYQSIEIHAGDRFTRGERMTLANLCVEAGAKVGLVVPGGEILTMYDVPDWVYPDDGATYVQQIQIDLSVLNPRMSAPSEVDNVHDVSELRGLKVDQVFIGTCTNGRLEDLHAAANVLRGHKVSPGTRLLVIPASSQVMEAAMEDGTLLTLQRAGAVLGTPGCGPCMGRHQGVLAPGEVCVSTSNRNFIGRMGDKDAQIYLASPAVAAATAVMGRIALPGDVG, from the coding sequence ATGATGTCCGCCAGCAAGCCCCAGACGATGGCCGAGAAAATCCTCTCCCAGCGCGGCGACAGAACTGTGTATGCCGGAGACCTCGCCGTGGTGGAGGTCGATCAGGTGATGGTGGTGGACTCGATTGCCCAGAGCTTTATCGAGCGCATGCAAAAGGACCTGGAAGCGCTGCCCAAGTACCCAGAGCGCGTGTCCATCGTGGTGGACCATGTGGCCCCCGCCAGCACCGTCAGCGTGGCGCAGGCGCAGAAGGAGGCCCGCGAATACGCCGCCCAGACGGGCGTGGCCCTGTTCGACGTGGGGCGCGGCATCTGTCATCAGGTGCTGATGGAGGAGGGGCTGGCCCAACCCGGCTGGATCGTGCTGGGCAGCGACAGCCACAGCACCACCTACGGCGCGGTGGCCGCCTTTGGCACGGGCATGGGCGCAACCGATATCGCCCTGGCTGCCGCCAGCGGCAAAACGTGGCTAAAGGTGCCAGAGAGCGTGAAGGTGACCTTTACGGGCGAACTGAGAGGCGATGTGAGCGCCAAGGACGTGGCCCTGGAAATGATCCGCACGCTGGGAGCGGACGGCGCGACGTACCAGAGCATAGAGATTCATGCCGGGGACCGTTTCACGCGCGGGGAACGCATGACGCTGGCCAACCTGTGCGTCGAGGCGGGCGCGAAGGTGGGCCTCGTCGTGCCCGGCGGCGAAATCCTGACGATGTACGACGTGCCAGACTGGGTCTATCCCGATGACGGCGCAACCTATGTGCAGCAAATCCAAATCGATCTGAGTGTCCTGAACCCCCGCATGAGCGCCCCCAGCGAGGTGGACAACGTGCATGACGTGTCCGAGTTGCGCGGCCTCAAGGTGGATCAGGTGTTTATCGGCACCTGCACCAACGGGCGGCTGGAAGACCTGCACGCCGCCGCCAACGTTCTGCGCGGCCACAAGGTCAGCCCTGGCACGCGCCTGCTGGTCATTCCGGCCAGTTCGCAGGTCATGGAAGCGGCGATGGAAGACGGCACGCTGCTGACCCTGCAACGCGCCGGGGCGGTGCTGGGCACGCCGGGCTGCGGGCCGTGCATGGGCCGTCATCAGGGCGTTCTCGCGCCGGGCGAGGTCTGCGTGTCTACCAGCAACCGCAATTTCATAGGCCGCATGGGCGACAAGGACGCGCAGATTTATCTGGCCTCGCCCGCTGTGGCGGCGGCAACGGCGGTGATGGGAAGGATTGCCTTGCCGGGGGATGTGGGTTGA
- a CDS encoding YbfB/YjiJ family MFS transporter: MAVPSVSTPASLPELSLSALWPTLGLALGPAVALGLARFAYALMLPAMQGSLGWNYTQAGGLNTASAVGYLLGAATGAGVGRRLGLRHAFLLGMLITALALLASGLTGNYSWMLLWRALAGVGGAVTFVTGGALAAELASRFNARSGGLIVGGYFGGVGLGIMASGAVVPALLAAGVRWEGAWWAVGALALAACAYSWRSTVGMGGRVAGAGGGGVRLNLIPLTPTLISYFLFGAGYVSYMTFVIAFLRGEGLGSGAVAAFWIVLGAAVVASSWVWRDPIARWPTRQSLALILLVLAIGTALPLASAALLPVFVSGILFGGCFLAVIAAITALVRRTLPGAVWASALGAATATFSAGQVLGPIWSGWLSDITGTLNWGLLGSALLLLIGAAVATGQREKAST, from the coding sequence GTGGCCGTTCCTTCCGTTTCTACTCCTGCGTCCCTGCCAGAACTGTCACTGTCCGCCCTGTGGCCCACGCTGGGGCTGGCCCTGGGTCCGGCGGTGGCGCTGGGACTGGCCAGATTCGCCTACGCGCTGATGCTGCCCGCCATGCAGGGCAGTCTGGGCTGGAACTACACGCAGGCGGGCGGGCTGAACACCGCGTCCGCCGTGGGCTACCTGCTGGGCGCGGCCACTGGCGCTGGCGTGGGGCGGCGGCTGGGCCTGCGGCACGCTTTTTTGCTGGGCATGCTGATCACCGCGCTGGCCCTGCTGGCCTCCGGCCTGACCGGAAACTATTCGTGGATGCTGCTGTGGCGGGCGCTGGCCGGGGTGGGGGGGGCCGTGACCTTCGTGACCGGCGGGGCGCTGGCCGCCGAGCTGGCCTCCCGTTTCAACGCCCGCAGCGGGGGCCTGATCGTGGGTGGGTATTTTGGCGGGGTGGGGCTGGGCATCATGGCTTCGGGCGCGGTGGTTCCGGCGCTGCTGGCTGCCGGGGTGCGCTGGGAAGGCGCGTGGTGGGCGGTGGGCGCGCTGGCCCTGGCCGCCTGTGCCTACTCGTGGCGCAGCACCGTGGGCATGGGCGGGCGGGTGGCGGGCGCGGGGGGCGGTGGCGTGAGACTGAATCTGATCCCTCTGACGCCTACCCTGATCTCCTATTTTCTGTTCGGCGCGGGCTACGTGTCGTACATGACCTTCGTGATCGCCTTCCTGCGCGGCGAGGGCCTGGGTTCGGGGGCGGTGGCCGCCTTCTGGATCGTGCTGGGCGCGGCGGTGGTGGCGTCCTCGTGGGTGTGGCGAGACCCGATTGCGCGCTGGCCCACCCGGCAATCGCTGGCGCTGATCCTGCTGGTGCTGGCGATTGGCACAGCGTTGCCGCTGGCCTCGGCGGCGCTGCTGCCGGTGTTCGTGTCGGGCATCCTGTTCGGCGGCTGCTTTCTGGCGGTGATTGCCGCTATTACCGCCCTGGTGCGCCGCACGCTGCCGGGCGCAGTCTGGGCCTCGGCTCTGGGCGCGGCCACCGCTACCTTTTCTGCCGGGCAGGTGCTGGGGCCGATCTGGTCTGGCTGGCTCTCGGATATCACCGGGACGCTGAACTGGGGGCTGCTGGGTTCGGCGCTGCTGCTGCTGATCGGCGCGGCGGTGGCGACCGGGCAGCGTGAGAAAGCTTCCACCTGA
- a CDS encoding cation:proton antiporter regulatory subunit has translation MVKLDETSLPGVGMRYDFDGKFGKRVGVITHRDGRRELFVSLREDPDSCAQSIVLDEKESEVVADLLGGSTVTRRMAQSMQDIEGLAMDWLPLADSTPYSGQPLGSAMMRTRTGASIVAVIRGGGAIPAPGPEFILRAGDTVVVVGTADGVTRAARLLNGEPMEKPAKPAKSLAETP, from the coding sequence ATGGTCAAGCTCGATGAAACCTCCCTGCCCGGCGTGGGCATGCGCTACGATTTCGATGGCAAATTTGGCAAACGCGTGGGCGTGATCACGCACCGCGACGGGCGGCGCGAACTGTTCGTGTCCCTGCGCGAGGACCCCGACTCCTGTGCCCAGAGCATCGTGCTGGACGAGAAGGAGTCGGAGGTGGTGGCCGATCTGCTGGGCGGCAGCACCGTGACCCGCCGGATGGCCCAGAGCATGCAGGACATCGAGGGTCTGGCGATGGACTGGCTGCCGCTGGCCGACAGCACGCCGTACAGCGGTCAACCGCTGGGCAGCGCCATGATGAGAACCCGCACCGGGGCCAGCATCGTGGCCGTGATCAGGGGCGGCGGAGCGATTCCCGCGCCGGGGCCGGAGTTCATCCTGCGCGCCGGGGATACCGTGGTGGTGGTGGGCACGGCGGACGGCGTGACCCGCGCCGCGCGGCTGCTGAACGGCGAACCCATGGAAAAACCGGCCAAACCCGCCAAATCGCTGGCCGAAACCCCGTGA
- a CDS encoding cation:proton antiporter: MELGQLFLELGGVIFLLALVGRAAGRLGITPIPLYLLAGIGLGAFMSLGNAPEEFIHTGAEIGAVLLLFTLGLEYTSEELSNNMKANRQIGIIDLALNFTPGLIAGFLLGFTPMAAVLLGGVTYLTSSGIASKILRDLGRLGNRETPVILAVCVIEDVVMAAYLPVVAALLIGGTLVAVGVNLLVALAAFGLAFFLALRYGHVLSRVMNVPSDEALLLGVLGLVLVVAGVADQLKVSAAIGAFLVGIALSGEVADRARRQIEPLRDLFAAVFFVFFGLQLNLAEVPPVLLPAVLLTIITGATKFAVGWIGAGRAGVQIRGRFRAGTTLIPRGEFSILIAGLGLGLAPSLGPLAAVYVLLTAILGPVLSRFDAQLAPLLDRKKPEKQAPAPGPT, translated from the coding sequence GTGGAGCTGGGCCAACTGTTTCTGGAACTGGGCGGCGTGATCTTTCTGCTGGCCCTGGTGGGCCGCGCCGCCGGACGCCTGGGCATCACCCCCATTCCGCTGTACCTGCTGGCGGGCATCGGCCTGGGTGCGTTCATGTCGCTGGGCAACGCCCCAGAGGAATTCATCCACACCGGCGCGGAAATCGGCGCGGTGCTGCTGCTGTTCACCCTGGGGCTGGAATACACCAGCGAGGAACTCAGCAACAACATGAAGGCCAACCGGCAGATCGGCATCATCGATCTGGCCCTCAATTTCACGCCGGGGCTGATCGCGGGCTTTCTGCTGGGCTTTACCCCGATGGCCGCCGTGCTGCTGGGCGGCGTCACCTACCTGACCTCCAGCGGCATTGCCAGCAAGATCCTGCGTGACCTGGGCAGGCTGGGCAACCGCGAAACGCCCGTGATTCTGGCGGTGTGCGTGATCGAGGACGTGGTGATGGCCGCCTACCTGCCGGTGGTGGCCGCCCTGCTGATCGGCGGCACGCTGGTGGCGGTGGGTGTGAATCTGCTGGTGGCGCTGGCCGCCTTCGGGCTGGCCTTCTTTCTGGCGCTCAGATACGGTCATGTCCTGAGCCGCGTGATGAACGTGCCCAGCGACGAGGCATTGCTGCTGGGCGTGCTGGGGCTGGTGCTGGTGGTGGCGGGCGTGGCGGACCAGCTCAAGGTGAGCGCGGCCATCGGCGCGTTTCTGGTGGGCATCGCGCTTTCGGGCGAGGTGGCGGACCGGGCGCGGCGGCAGATCGAGCCGCTGCGTGACCTGTTCGCCGCCGTCTTCTTCGTCTTTTTCGGCCTGCAACTGAATCTGGCCGAGGTTCCGCCTGTGCTGCTGCCTGCGGTTCTGCTGACCATCATCACCGGGGCCACCAAATTCGCGGTGGGCTGGATCGGGGCGGGGCGCGCGGGCGTGCAGATTCGCGGGCGCTTTCGTGCCGGGACCACCCTGATTCCGCGCGGCGAATTCAGCATCCTGATCGCGGGCCTGGGCCTGGGTCTGGCCCCCAGCCTGGGACCGCTGGCCGCCGTCTACGTGCTTCTAACCGCCATCCTGGGGCCGGTGCTGTCGCGTTTCGATGCCCAGCTCGCGCCGCTGCTGGACCGCAAAAAGCCGGAAAAGCAGGCCCCCGCCCCTGGACCGACATGA
- a CDS encoding M3 family metallopeptidase: MNPASVMTENPLLNVGFRVPFDQIKPEHAEAAVDQLLSEANERLERLAQSGERGFQGFMADLDILTEQLGTVTTIVHHLDAVVSSPEWTAAKQAILPKTSEFYTNLSLHPGLWAALKAFAATDAAAGLDPVRARHLKLTIDDFKREGADLNNADKARLLELNTRLARVTSDFGKNVLDATAAYELYVDAGRLKGVPQRVQDATREDAQERGKDGHRLTLHQPITTPLMTYADDRELRREIWEAQQQVGKQDGRDNRPLLREILELRREKAGLLGFANFADYVLQDRMAGGGETALNFERDLEARTRPAYERENDELEAFYRQHAGADAPALAAWDVAYWAEKQRQAQYDFDEEALRPYFPLDNVLSGLFEITKRVFGASVKEAQAPGWHPEVRYYDIQDENGTHVASFYTDWFPRDTKRAGAWMNGFITGGPREGGVDPHLGLMCGNMTPPGKDTPALLSIREVETVFHEFGHLLHHALSTVPIKSLSGTSVAWDFVELPSQIMENWVMEREALDLFARHYQTGEALPQDLFDKMIAARNYRAANTSMRQYSFGATDLMLHVEYDPASDADPVAAARDSMARFVPYPLPQDYSMVASFNHLFSSPVGYGAGYYSYKWAEVLDADAFSRFASEGIFNRDTGRAFVDSVLSRGGSEDPAQLYREFMGRDPDADALLRRSGLLPT, encoded by the coding sequence ATGAACCCTGCAAGTGTCATGACGGAGAACCCACTGCTGAACGTGGGTTTCCGCGTTCCCTTCGATCAGATCAAGCCCGAACATGCCGAGGCCGCCGTAGACCAGTTGCTCTCGGAGGCCAACGAGCGTCTGGAACGCCTCGCGCAGTCTGGCGAACGCGGGTTTCAGGGCTTCATGGCCGATCTGGACATCCTGACCGAGCAGCTCGGCACCGTGACCACCATCGTTCACCATCTGGACGCGGTGGTCAGCAGCCCCGAGTGGACGGCGGCCAAACAGGCGATCCTGCCCAAGACCAGCGAGTTCTATACCAACCTCAGCCTGCACCCCGGCCTGTGGGCGGCCCTCAAGGCGTTTGCCGCAACCGACGCCGCCGCAGGGCTGGACCCGGTGCGCGCCCGGCACCTCAAGCTGACCATCGACGACTTTAAGCGCGAGGGTGCGGACCTGAATAACGCCGACAAGGCCCGCCTGCTGGAGCTGAACACCCGGCTGGCCCGCGTAACCAGCGACTTCGGCAAGAATGTGCTGGACGCCACCGCCGCCTACGAGCTGTACGTGGATGCCGGGCGTTTGAAGGGCGTGCCGCAACGCGTGCAGGACGCCACCCGCGAGGACGCCCAGGAACGCGGCAAGGATGGCCACCGCCTGACCCTGCACCAGCCGATCACCACGCCGCTGATGACCTATGCCGATGACCGCGAACTGCGCCGGGAGATCTGGGAGGCCCAGCAGCAGGTAGGTAAGCAGGATGGGCGCGACAACCGCCCGCTGCTACGCGAAATTCTGGAGCTGCGCCGCGAGAAGGCCGGGCTGCTCGGCTTTGCCAACTTTGCCGACTACGTGTTGCAGGACCGAATGGCCGGAGGCGGCGAGACGGCCCTGAACTTCGAGCGCGATCTGGAGGCCCGCACCCGCCCCGCCTACGAGCGCGAGAACGACGAGCTGGAAGCTTTTTACCGTCAGCACGCCGGTGCCGATGCTCCTGCCCTGGCTGCCTGGGACGTGGCGTACTGGGCCGAGAAGCAGCGTCAGGCCCAGTACGACTTCGACGAGGAAGCCCTGCGCCCCTACTTCCCCCTCGACAACGTGCTGTCCGGCCTGTTCGAGATCACAAAACGTGTCTTCGGCGCATCCGTGAAGGAAGCGCAGGCTCCCGGCTGGCACCCCGAAGTGCGCTACTACGACATCCAGGATGAGAACGGTACCCACGTCGCGTCCTTTTACACCGACTGGTTCCCGCGCGATACCAAGCGCGCCGGGGCGTGGATGAACGGCTTCATCACGGGCGGCCCCCGCGAGGGTGGCGTTGATCCGCACCTGGGCCTGATGTGCGGCAACATGACCCCCCCTGGCAAGGACACACCCGCGCTGCTGTCCATCCGCGAGGTGGAAACGGTGTTCCACGAGTTCGGCCATCTGCTGCACCACGCGCTGTCCACCGTGCCGATCAAGTCGTTGAGCGGGACCAGCGTCGCCTGGGATTTCGTGGAACTGCCCAGCCAGATCATGGAAAACTGGGTGATGGAACGCGAGGCGCTGGACCTGTTCGCCCGCCACTACCAGACCGGCGAGGCGCTGCCCCAGGATCTTTTCGACAAGATGATCGCCGCCCGCAACTACCGCGCCGCCAACACCTCCATGCGCCAGTATTCCTTTGGTGCAACCGATCTGATGCTGCACGTCGAATACGACCCGGCCAGCGACGCGGACCCGGTGGCGGCAGCCCGAGACAGCATGGCCCGCTTCGTGCCGTACCCGCTGCCCCAGGACTACTCGATGGTGGCGTCCTTCAACCATCTGTTCTCCAGCCCGGTGGGTTACGGAGCCGGGTACTACAGCTACAAGTGGGCCGAGGTGCTGGACGCTGACGCCTTCTCGCGCTTTGCCAGCGAGGGGATTTTTAACCGCGACACGGGCCGCGCCTTTGTGGATAGCGTACTGAGCCGGGGTGGCAGTGAAGACCCCGCCCAGCTCTACCGTGAATTCATGGGCCGTGACCCCGACGCGGACGCCCTGCTGCGCCGCAGTGGTCTGCTGCCCACATAA
- a CDS encoding CAP domain-containing protein gives MVKRAVLLACALLSSCAIPAVQAQATPEAQLLARLNEIRTQGVSCPGSGRRPVASALSISAPHAQAARLQAGYMTSSGRITHTGQNGSTPRIRAASTGVNATSVTEIVYMGTGLNTEQAMRWWLGSATHCYWMTEGRYTHAGASVVRGPRGTAYVIVLSSQPR, from the coding sequence ATGGTCAAACGTGCCGTGCTGCTCGCCTGCGCCCTGCTGTCCTCCTGCGCCATTCCTGCCGTTCAGGCACAGGCCACCCCGGAAGCGCAACTTCTGGCGCGGCTGAACGAAATCAGGACGCAGGGTGTGAGCTGCCCCGGCAGTGGGCGCAGACCTGTGGCCAGCGCTTTGAGCATCAGCGCGCCGCACGCCCAGGCCGCCCGCCTTCAGGCCGGATACATGACTTCTTCCGGGCGCATCACGCACACCGGGCAGAATGGCAGCACGCCCCGCATCCGTGCTGCCAGCACAGGGGTCAATGCCACCAGCGTCACCGAGATCGTGTATATGGGGACTGGCCTCAACACGGAACAGGCCATGCGCTGGTGGCTGGGCAGCGCCACCCACTGCTACTGGATGACCGAGGGGCGTTATACCCACGCCGGAGCCAGTGTGGTGCGGGGACCACGCGGCACGGCCTACGTGATCGTGCTGAGCAGCCAGCCCAGATAG
- a CDS encoding VOC family protein → MNWTLEVIVVPVTDIDRARTFYEDGLGFKVDHDTRMGETRRIVQLTPPGSGCSIVIGTGLARMEPGSLQGLQLVVRDLLAAHAQLLERGVEVGPVQVMGAAGARPATDDDALNFAGFIFFKDPDGNGWAIQQIDARA, encoded by the coding sequence ATGAACTGGACCCTGGAAGTCATCGTTGTTCCCGTGACTGATATTGACCGCGCCCGCACCTTCTACGAGGACGGGCTGGGCTTTAAGGTGGACCACGACACCCGTATGGGAGAAACGCGGCGCATCGTGCAACTGACGCCGCCGGGTTCGGGCTGCTCTATCGTGATCGGAACGGGGCTGGCAAGAATGGAACCCGGCTCGCTTCAGGGCTTGCAACTGGTGGTCAGGGATCTGCTCGCCGCCCACGCACAACTTTTAGAGCGCGGCGTGGAGGTCGGCCCGGTTCAGGTGATGGGCGCGGCAGGTGCACGCCCCGCCACAGACGACGACGCCCTGAACTTCGCGGGTTTCATCTTCTTCAAAGACCCGGATGGAAACGGCTGGGCCATCCAGCAGATCGACGCGCGGGCCTGA
- a CDS encoding DNA-binding protein, whose protein sequence is MIAPDPWPPPGLSAPARRALAGAGMGIPQQLAAHTEKEILALHGLGPKALGPLRAALTAARLSFTQEMK, encoded by the coding sequence ATGATCGCGCCTGACCCCTGGCCTCCACCCGGTCTGTCGGCCCCGGCCCGCCGCGCCCTGGCTGGAGCGGGCATGGGCATACCCCAGCAACTCGCCGCCCATACCGAGAAGGAAATTCTGGCCCTACATGGGCTGGGGCCGAAAGCGCTGGGACCACTGCGGGCAGCTCTCACGGCGGCGAGGCTGAGTTTTACACAGGAGATGAAATGA
- a CDS encoding dihydrofolate reductase family protein has protein sequence MGKLVSFTHLSLDGYACGPNGGLNWANVTPEIAGDVDARLKGIGVAVYGRVVYGMMEGYWPTVSGNPESTPRDRAHLAWVEAIPKLVISRTLDRADWNTTTLIRENAAEAVREQKAKPGGPLMVFGSPRLVHVLARLGLVDEYLIYVNPVGLSGGPPLFRGGQDMKLTLLESRPFQAGVVALRYALQHSGPAAPP, from the coding sequence GTGGGCAAACTCGTCTCCTTTACCCACCTGAGTTTGGACGGTTACGCCTGCGGGCCGAATGGTGGGCTGAACTGGGCCAACGTGACGCCTGAAATCGCGGGCGATGTGGACGCCCGGCTCAAGGGAATTGGCGTAGCGGTTTACGGGCGCGTGGTCTACGGCATGATGGAGGGCTACTGGCCTACCGTGTCTGGCAATCCCGAAAGCACGCCGCGTGACCGCGCACACCTGGCCTGGGTGGAGGCCATTCCAAAACTGGTGATCTCCCGCACGCTGGACCGGGCCGACTGGAACACCACCACCCTGATCCGCGAGAACGCGGCTGAGGCCGTCCGGGAGCAAAAGGCAAAGCCGGGCGGCCCGCTGATGGTCTTCGGCAGCCCCCGACTGGTGCATGTGCTGGCGCGGCTGGGACTGGTGGATGAGTACCTGATCTATGTCAATCCAGTGGGGCTGAGCGGCGGCCCCCCGCTGTTTAGAGGCGGACAGGACATGAAGCTGACCCTGTTGGAATCCCGGCCCTTTCAGGCGGGTGTGGTGGCCCTGCGGTACGCCCTTCAGCACAGTGGCCCGGCGGCTCCTCCATGA
- a CDS encoding DUF4287 domain-containing protein — protein sequence MSFQAYLDTVQTQTGKTVADFRILAAEKGLTKHGEIVKWLKAEFELGHGHATAVAGALLKPDAFKTPKADKVDAVFSGKKAMWRPLYEALLETVQGFGEDVDIAPTESYVSLLRGSKKFAIVQPGAGRLDLGIKRKDVEATQRFEAAGSWNSMVTHRVRITELAGVDAEVVEWLRAAYQAGD from the coding sequence ATGTCATTTCAGGCATATCTGGACACCGTGCAAACACAAACAGGCAAAACTGTGGCCGACTTCCGCATCCTGGCCGCAGAGAAGGGGCTGACCAAGCACGGCGAGATCGTGAAGTGGCTCAAGGCCGAGTTTGAACTGGGCCACGGCCACGCCACCGCCGTCGCGGGCGCGTTGCTGAAACCGGATGCTTTCAAGACGCCCAAAGCCGACAAGGTGGACGCCGTATTTAGTGGCAAGAAGGCAATGTGGAGGCCGCTCTATGAAGCGCTGCTGGAAACCGTGCAGGGCTTCGGCGAGGACGTGGACATTGCTCCCACCGAGAGCTATGTCAGCCTGCTGCGGGGCAGCAAGAAGTTTGCCATCGTGCAGCCGGGGGCCGGACGCCTGGACCTCGGCATCAAACGCAAGGATGTAGAGGCCACCCAACGTTTTGAGGCAGCCGGAAGTTGGAACAGCATGGTCACGCACCGCGTCCGCATCACGGAGTTGGCGGGGGTAGATGCCGAGGTTGTGGAGTGGCTGCGGGCGGCGTACCAGGCAGGTGATTAA